The following nucleotide sequence is from Cicer arietinum cultivar CDC Frontier isolate Library 1 chromosome 2, Cicar.CDCFrontier_v2.0, whole genome shotgun sequence.
TTGAATTCATGACCAATATGATTTAAGAATTCAAGAATTTGTTTAGTTGCAACCCTCGATAACTCTCGTGTTTAGTTTGCTAAGAGACAAATTTATATGgttcacatttttttaaaggtAATCAATAATCTACCTAGTCCttacttattttatgatatttCAACATGTATTAAAACTCATATAACTGataaaattatgttaattatcTTTCTATAAGACAAATAGATATAATTAAATATCTAAATGAGACAATAAAACGTAGTTCAGAAATGAAACTGCATATATAGATTAATTACACACACAAGTGAGAAcaagaataaatataaaacatgttacataatcataatcattatacATTACATTTTAGACATGGTTTTTGATGGAGGAACTATAACCACTCTGACCATCatagtacctagaccaaagcATAACACCTCCATATTTAGAAGAATCCTTAATAGCAGGAAGCACTTTTGAAGTAAGATCACTGGCATCTATGAATCCACTACCTGCAGCCTGAGGAGAAGCTGGTAATCCCAAGAAGATTTTCTTGGCTGGAATATCAGATATCCACTGTTTCCATGCATCTTCAAGATTGCTAATTGCACCTCCACTATACTGACAAGGAGGGTTGTTGTAAAATTGAACCCAAACACAATCAAAAAGACCTGTCTTAAGTGCATTACCAATCCAAGCATCAGGAAAAGGGCACTGAGGCGCGGCCGTCAAGTAAACGTTTTTGCCGTACCCTTTAAGGTACCTAGCGAGATCGTCCCAATAAAGATTTGTTCCACCTTCGATGTCGAAGTCGATCCCATCAAGAACAGCAGGACCAAGAGGACGAGACGGAGATCGTCCACCCAAGAAGTTATTCCAAAGATAAGTAGCTACTTGTTTTGCATCGTGAGAGGATGAAAGCGAGTAGCTACCGGCGCCTCCGCCTATTGACAGCAAAACTTTGATGCCTTTGGATTGGCATGATTTTATGTCAGAGGTTAACTTTGTGCAGGCATTGCTGTATGGATCACAATGTCCTGCTAGATTTATCATTGGTTTTTGGCCATTGCCAAATGATGGAAGGAAGGCTAAAATAACATATTCATAGTTACCTGTGGCACATGTTTGTGCTAGCGTGCCTTCATTACCATTTTGCCCCCAGTATATTGCTATGCTTCCAGCATTAGAACTATATGCTAATGCCAATAGAATAAAAGTGAAGAATGAGACGGAAATTGCCAATTTTGCCATTTTTTACTTAAGTACTAGACAAAGTCAAGTGTGTcaatgaaattgtgatatttttAGTTTGTAGAACTATGGTGTTAGAGGATGCTATTTATAAGGGTAACATTTAACATAACATGCCTCTAGGCTCTAGTCCTAAACATTACTTTTTCTCATACTTAGTCCAAAATTACAATCATTGATGTTGATATTGTGAAGGAAGCAGCGTGCAAATTAGccaatatatatttgtttttgtcCACTAATGCATCTGATTTTCTTCCACTCACTCTTTGCAAATACATTCAGCATACCAGTCAAATGCAACTGAGCgccatataatttttttttatgttatctaCTTACAGTGGTCGATTTACAATGTCTTTAGTGAAGAAATGGTTAATTGGTTTTTTAAGAATCTTCCAATTTCCTTTTTTGAATTTGATACCTTTTACCTAGTTCAAATTTCTTTGAGtatagttgtaaaataaatatgtttgattttgagattttttatttttaaattataaaagtagTACTTAGTCTTTGTTTGTCATCAAATAGATAACTCAAAATTATAGTATATTCAATTCTTTTCAAAAATGAAGTGGCTTGCTCCCTATTTATGTAGCAAGTAGTCAGAATTGAGATCCTATCTAGGATCGAAGACGGTTAACAAGATCGTGAATTGTAATACAGATAGTAAGATCCTACCAGATTTAGAAATTCATATATACTACATATAGATTCATACATATGCATGTAAAACAacataatttagtaaaaaaaaaaacttcaaatgaCACCCAAAATACTTAAAGAAACTCAAATTTGAGATCATGAGATTCATAAAACAACTAAAACACTCAGAACATGAGCAAACCACacctaaacaaataaaaacctCCAGAACAGTCACCAGAACAGTAAAAAACAACTAAACTTTAAAACAGTAGTAAATCCATATGATGCTGAACCACACAGAATCTTGCAAGATCTCCGTGTCACCAATTCCACGACCGATTCCACCTTCTCCTATGTCTTGGGTTTCTGCTCGTCAACAAATACGGGAAAGAGATGCTCGATCGTAAAATCGTGGGTTCCTACGTGCTCAATTGGGATTTTGACTACCATGCTATATAGACTCGTGTTACAATATCAGATTATAGAGGAATAATGCCTCCTATTGATTACAAGTATTGTAATTATGCATAATTTCGAGTCTCATTCATAAGGTAGCATTGTCTTAATTTTTGGGTCATAAACATTGTGCTTAATTGGTTGCAAGTTGTTCAAGTTTATGGTGTGAGccaaatatatgtatataaaaaaatagcacACAACAACGACGAAATGTTTAAGCTAAATGATAACCAAGCAATCAAAATTCAAAGCAGCCTTAGAACAACAATATTTAGAAgcataaattttcaaaaccttAAATTAATCAAATCTCCTACCTTAATGTACAAGATACATGCACAAAGATAACAACGCCAGGTTCAACAGAtcaaaatcacattaaattttattcaGAACTCACTACAGAGAGATtacacagaaaaaaaaaatgtaatattatattaCTTACAGAGAAACTTATCaacaattgaaataaaaaataaaaagtagaaaACTGAATTCTTACATACACAGGCACATAGACCCTTTTTCTCCTACCAGTGAGATTGTGAGAATAATGAAGAAACTGCGACAAGTGGTGTTCTTTATCAACTGATCATAGAACTGTGGATGACACACTCAAGGTCTGTGATAAACATATTTTGTTCTGGGATCCACAATAAGACCTTTTCCCCCATTCACTTCTAAGTCATGCCTACAAAATAATAGTACAAAACAAATTATAACCTATAAACTGAACTACATTAACAAGAAATAGGAACATCCATAATAAAAAGTGCTACAACTGTCTGAAGCCCAAATACCTATGAACCACCGACACAAACACTGGACACAACACTAATATGTACGCAcggataataatttgagaaaataaaaatgattaaatgtaaTAAAATGTATTGATGTCGAACAACAGACACGTCTTCAATATGAAGTGCCGGTGCTACATAGCAAAATACTTTCAGAAATCAAATGAAACATTTTATGGAATAACATTATGAAGAACAAACCAAGACAGCACATGAAAACAAGACTCAACTGAAACACAAAATCTGGGATGGTCAACTGCTCACGCGGTACGTATCTGAAGAGTTGCAGAAGTCTATCGACATATACCACTTTCTTCCAAACCTAAAAGTCAAACACCAATCGCAATAACACAATTAGGATGTTCTCAAAAAGGGATAAGTCCattaaaagaattttattttcCTTAACGTACCACATTATCGACAAGCAACTGTAGACCTAATACTGCAACTTTTAGTCCAATAGTTGGGTGAAGGATATATATTGCCTGCACATATCACACTTGAGGTAAGATCAAAGACTGCAAAGGTCTAACAGTAATACATtagaaaaacataaatattgCTTACATGTAGGTTTTGTTGGTGTTTCCGTCCAAGTATTTGTTGTAATCTTTTCATCCAACCAAGATCTGGTTGCCTATGCATACAGATATAGGGTTGAGAAAGGTGAAAGATGATCTCTACAAAATcatactaaaaataaaacacttaCACTTGCAGAGATGCAGCAGAATGAAAGTATACAATAGTATAAGGCTTCTGTATTATTGGCTCAAACTCCTGAAATTTAACACCAAGACAATTTTCAacaaatttgaaaacttaaCAGGGTAAGGGGAAAAAATGGATTAAAACTTAATGATCATAAATGAGTTTTAAGAGAAATAAGCATTCCCAACATCCAGAAGATGAAAACTATGTAGCCAAACTAATGCTTGTCAACGGTAAAATATGTCAAGCTGAAGGgtacaaatataaaatcacCTTCACCACGTACAGCACAAATCGCTCAAGATCAAGACATCTGAGCAAAAAGTGAGCCCCCACAACAACCATGATGGGACGACCCTCACTATCCACCCCTCCACGGTAACTGAAAAAACACATGTAGCTCTGAAAATAGATGTAAATATTAATCTGAACAAAAGAATATGAAACCTTCATATCGATTGGTTAAGAAACAAAAGAATATCAAAACTTAAAAGAGCATAAAActtcattatttgttttatcaatgattaatatattttattttctcttaatgTGAAAGAACATCACTGTCATCATTACAGGACTGCCTTACAAATGTCTACAAATTTGGTTAAGAAGCCCAAAAAGAATTGAAGAATGTACAATTCAAATGTCAATTTATCTCATACTGTCCAAATGGAAGAAAATTTCCAAACTCAAACTTGCATTACACTAATTGTGATAGAATCAATCACATTTATGATCAGTAGTACTAGACTACTAGCTATTACTAAATCATAGGTGATTAGTTCTGATTAGCTCTAACTTAGGAGACGATTTCCCTTATGACTAATGATAAATACCATACATAAAATATATGCACGTGCCACATGTAGACTGGTTAGTAACATAACTTTCCTCTCAATTCCATGAACCCAAACAATCAAGTATGCAAATATCTCAAGTAACTTTCGAACTGAAGGTAATCAAAGTATACAAAACACAGGCAATGAAATAGATGGATCCTTACACAATCTTCATCTCTGCAATTTCAGATAGATTTAAGGATTTTGCTTTAGAAAGATATCTAGAATGCAGAGAATATTCTTCAGCCGCAGTCAATGGAGGTCCACCTAGGTCACCAAATCCAAGCATATTAGCAAAATTCCAGCCTCGTTGCGCTTGAACAGTTTTCTCCCACTGCTCTAGACGTCTTTCATCAGGGTCTTTAATCAAAGACATGAAGGCGGGATCCAGAAATGAATCTAAATATGATGAAGTCCTATAAAAGCAACATTAATCAGGAAAACTCCACAAGTaacatttcttatttttgttCTCTTTAGTCCCAGGCATTTACAATCTCACTTTAATTTAGCCCCTCTATCTCCTCgttatttaataaacaaaaaatactcGAATCATGTATCTGTTAAAGATAATGTGGTATCATTCCCTGCAAATGTGACAGTTTGGTCGAAGATGACAGGACTAATACATTATACAAGGTTTTCAAACTCATGAATCTTGGTAAACTCTTAGAGTTTacctaatatttaaaaaaaaaaaactatacatgcCATGTATACAATATAGATTGTATATTACTATTAAAACAAGTAAATGACAATAATTCAACATTTCAACTCCATAataaagtataaatattttaaaatagataaatactTATCATAAAATTTCCAAGGCTAAAATTATGGAAGGTTTaaataataagtaaaaaagaGGTACCTTGATAAAGGAACTTTTAAATAGGTTTACTTATAAGATCAAAAAGAAAtggttaataaaaaaaatgaaattgcaGAGAAACAACGAAACGCATATCAAGGCATAGTTTCCCCACACAACAAGAGCTAATCTGACATAATTGCCATAAAAATTTCAGTCAAACACAtactttattttgtaaataataagatataattcAAGGCCAATATATATtgcaacacataaatatttaaacCAAATACCAAACAATATAggtcaaaattttatattttaaggtCAAATCAATGTAGAATTATTATAAACTCGTAAACTCAGCAAGTAAAATAGAGAGTGTAACGATTTATCATGAGTTTTCTTGAGCTCGAATGAATTTACCAAAAAGAGAGTTTACGTGTGAATTAATTTGCTTTTGAATCCTAGGATTGTAAACTTGTAAGAGTTGAAGAGTTAACTCAAGAGTTTAACAACCATCTAACATGAAATGTCATTCTCATTTCttgccatttaaaaaaaaaaactcatcctGCATTTCAAATGGCGAGCAAAGAATGAAACAAGTGCCTCTCGATGTATTTCTTAAATTTTGGGTTGGGCCTAACTCAACCCTACAAAATTGTGAGGGTGTCTCCCACTTATAGCTCATCGGAATGTGGGACTCTCAACAATATTCTTTACAACATATACAGTCAAACTTTCatgcaaagaaaaaaataggGGTCACATCAGTTTTAAGAGTAACTTTTTTGACGACTGCTATTGTATTGATTGATGATTAAATAAAGTGCCATCATAAATGTCAAGGACTAAAGTGAGACAAAAGACATGTCAAGACTAAAGTGAGAAATAAAAAGCATATGTCAGACAAATAGGGTTTTAATCTAGAATATATTAGCAGATACCGTGAAATCCACTATTTGTTTGTGCACAGACAGATTGGTACAGCCCATTCAAGTATTTGTTCATTGTGGAACACACTGAGCAATCTagattgaaatataaaatatgtaaaaatctCTTGCTGAAAATTTTCTGACCTGCGAATCAAGCCAACATCACTAACAGGAAGATCAACTGGCTCTTTATGAGGTtttggaattttatttttaggcaAAGGCTTTATTCTGATTTTACGCTCATCTATCGTAGTCTCACCGTTCTCATCCCCAACATCTGCAGGAAGCTTTGACATAGCCAACTCCTCCTCATGTTTATCCCGTGGAAAGTAAAGAGGAAGTAACCTGCATGGAAATAATGTAAAAGGAAAACATGAATAAGTAATTCGGTGTCCACATTGAAAAGCAAATAAAACAAACTGGCATAATTTTAGAGAAAGTTCCTATGAGAGAAAAATAGAAAGGCATATCTTAAAAACCATGTGTTTTGATTTAATCTACATCACGGAGACTCTATCATATAGACTCTGAAAGAATCGATGCACAATCAcaacattaattatataataaccACAATATCAAATCTACCTAAATTACATAATATTCATATGAACAGAATATACTATTTGTGTAAATATCAGCAATTTGAAACATTGCATGTATCAACCATAGAGAAACACCTTTTATACATCTCAGTATCAGCTGTGTTGGTAGTGCAAAAGACAACAGCTGTTACATTGTCATTCTGCTTCTCAAGAAACCGCCGCACAGTTCCTGAAAAAAAAAGGCATAAGAAAATGTGAAAGGAAGGTGTATTTTCTGATCAACATGTAAAATCAGGCTAATGCTACTGTGCACAAGTGAGTTAAGTGTTGCATGGTGCACAAGTATTTTCTACCAGTAGACTTTTAAGTCCTACCATTTCATACGGATGTGGAAAGGGAAGAATAGAGAGTGTACTTGGTGTGGTAGGTGTACCATTACATACGGTGGAACTTCAAAATCTATTGGTAAAAAACACTTGTGCACCATGCAACACTTAATTCATTTGTGCACATTAGACAAATCCGTAAAATCATACACTTACATGCTAGAAACATTCAACATTGAATAAGCTACTTAATTTATCAGTATCAGGTCAGAATCAATATAGAAACTGAAAAAATGAGGGGGTGAAAACTCACTTATAGCTACATGTGCAGCTGGTTCACGGGGATAATTCTTCGCATCTGTATAAATACAGCCCATAGCAATACTGcatcaatattttcaaaaaaaaaaaaacagcaagTTTTAGATACTTGAGGTAACATGGGAAATTCCctgactatttaaaaaaaaagagtgaCAACATTTGAAAACCTTCGAAGCCCATTTTCAATTAGAAGTTCAAGGCAAGCACGGTAGCAATGACTTAAAGCATTCTCTGCAGCAGTGTGGTACTTCATGGCATACTTTGGACCAACTGTATGGATAACTTTCCTGCCAGAATTTATCAAGGCATAGAATATCATATTCTAGGAATCTAACTTCTAGCCATGAAAGCTGCATGCAACTAAGGAAGAAATATACATACATTAACATAATTGGTGGAGCACGGCATAGGATAACTGATCTCACATACCAAAACATAGGAAAAGAGAAAACATGCATCCACAACTGAACATGCCATAACATACAAATCTCATGccattacaattacaatcatGATTCTAAACAGATCTAAGAAAGCGTGAGAATGAATGCATCCTTGCAGGAGCGAAAAAGTAAACCATTATTTGCATAGTTGCATTGGGATGGATATGGAAAATAGAGATAATTACTTTTTTACTTTGAAAAAATAGTAAAAGGGGCCAATATACAAACCTTGCAGGAAGGTCATAGGCGTTGGTAACTTTAGCCATCCCTGTTCGACACCCACCCTGTAAAGAGTAAGATATATGATATcgtttattttatcatattatatgtCATTTCACAAAAATTTGCTTCCCCACTTTGCAGTATATTTAGCCAAATCTCCCAACCAAACTTATATTCCACACATGAATTCCAAATATTTGTcggatatttttaaaatatttcaaaagttttaagtACCAAGTTCCACATTGCTAAGTgtagaacataaatatttcacgtagtatattgataaaatattgttgaataCATTTATGTGTGTGAAGATACCACTGATTTGAAGCATTGGTGGCCAAAATTTCAACACTacttaacaaaaaatatataatagttactAAATTTACTGACAAAAATGTTATCTACATTGAGCTCATAGCAATACATTATAGCAGAAGCAATTAATAAGAACTATACCAAAGTTGCACATTCTTCGGCAAGACCAGGTCCAGCTGCAGCATGCAACCCAGGGCTGCTGTGTGCTTCATCCAAGACCTGTTAACAAGAAAGTAAAACCAGATAAGATATATGATTTACTAGCTCCGTCACATTTATTGGAGGTCCAGCTCTAACCTACAATGTAATATCATTATATTACATAATCACGATGGTCTAAGATTCAAGATAATTGTCAAGAATTGAGCACACCtctttggaaatcgatttacaaggtcAAGAGTAGGCACAGGATTGCAACAAGTGAACTGTGACTAAGGGTAAAGAAAAATTGGTCTTTATcaagtttattttaaatacaGCTCTTGCTTCAGTGatgctattttattttaataactttatGCGAGTATTCCATCATAAAGGGTTCAGTATTCTGTGATTGTTTTTATCAGCAACAGAATCATTGTTGACCTATAATTTAATTGTATTCAAACAACAAATAGAAAGCAAGCACCTCTACAATATAAATGActcagaaaaaaataaatatcatttatgtaATATCTTAGCAGGTAGGTTTCTTATCTGTGGAAATTATAGGATTTCAGGTAAGGTAAGAGAAGATAGAAAATATAGAGCACTATTAACTACTATTGGTCAGATATTGGAATACTGCAGTCCAAGGAAGCTAAAGAGTCACGAGTGACTCAGTGAACAAGGCAAGGGGTGGATCTGACAGAGACAATTAGGGAAGACACTCAAAAGCATTTGTGGCCAGAAGGAGCAGCATGCGCTATTGCATTTCCATGTGTGCGAGAAAGGATCAACATGCAGAATCTGGCAACTGGTGTGTGGAGGTCTGTCTCTACTCCAGCAGCTGCAAGACTCTGGTGACTAATTTTGGCTCCCACTGTGCTTCCTCTCTGCATCTTAGAGAGTAACAACCCATGTTCTCTATTTAATTCTCTTTTTTTCCCACCAATGGGCAACCACAACAGTGATTTCCCTTTCTTTCTCGAGCTTTCCATTGTTACCCGAAAGATGATCTTTGGAAACTCGCTTCAATGCTCTATTTTGCCTTCATTTCTTTTCTCCTATCAACAATCAGGTCCTACACTCCTACTTCCACTGTGGCAACGTTCGTCTCTCTTACTATTTCTGTTTCCTCAAACTTCATTTCTAGCCTTGTTTCTGATATTCATATTATCatgttcttcctttttcctCCAATGTTGCAATTCTAGTTCTTGGCCTTCAGtccttcttttttcttctattttcttattCCCAAGGTTCATGTACCCTTTCTTGGGACCCTACTTGTGTTCTGTTCTAAAATATGCACTACCTCTTTTCTCAATTCTCCAAGAATGTATTCCTTCATTCTTATTGAACTCTAAATAGCTCATGAATCCTACTTCCACTATGGCAAAGTTGTCAGTCTTACAACTCGTCTCtctattatgtttttttattactacCCCATGGATACAACTCTAGTTCTTGGTGTTTAGCCCTTCCtttttcattctattttatttcttccAAGAGTCATGCACCCTTCTCGATCCAAAGACATTCCTTTTGGAGTTCTTGTCTGAAACTTCGACCCGTATCCACTCCATTAGAAAAAGCATGTTGCACGCATTAATCTATCTCGGCCATCAATTTGAGATTTGTCAAGGTCACATTAGACCTTCATTGAATTAgcattaaataattttcaccattgatttgagAACGGACAACAACAAGTGTGATGCATTTAATGTGTGGAATccaaatccaaaatttccaacCTTTTTCCTCAATTCTCCAAGAATGTCAAGGATGTGTTTCTTCTTTGTTGTTAAACTCTAAATAGCTAACAAACCTATCAATATGCACTGCACACATCTCCAAGATCgtagctctgataccaattgataGGAACtagtatttttatgaaaaagaatCAAGGATAATACCAAAATACAAAGATAGAACATTACAGAGCTTGAGGGACAACACATTCCAACGCCCAAGGGCCCCAATTCTTTCTGAAATGACAAAATCACAACCAAATCCTCTAACTAACTCAACCTAAGTATTTTCAACTAACTAAGACCTAgtttggtttttattttcattttcggTTTCTTAgttataattacaaaaataccaCCTTGTTTTCACTTTGTCCCCTCTACAGAACTTTCAAAACACGAAAAAAGTGAAAACAAGGTAATATTTTTGTAACTTCAACTATAAACAGAAATGAACATGAAAAATACAAAACAtcaaatatttctaaaaaaccAAACAAGTCCTAATTGAGTAACAACTAATTGGGTGGGGTTATCTCACAAGTCACAAACTAAAGCAACCAGCAA
It contains:
- the LOC101496600 gene encoding uncharacterized protein, which gives rise to MYIPVAASSATPRGGLPNDGGDSVVTLDQVPRWIDAEHLLESDNGDSSFSGPCFPDPLAFNSGTGSGVGDLVSRFPVDHEINTRIYLWRGNPWNLEVDAVVNSTNEVLDEAHSSPGLHAAAGPGLAEECATLGGCRTGMAKVTNAYDLPARKVIHTVGPKYAMKYHTAAENALSHCYRACLELLIENGLRSIAMGCIYTDAKNYPREPAAHVAIRTVRRFLEKQNDNVTAVVFCTTNTADTEMYKRLLPLYFPRDKHEEELAMSKLPADVGDENGETTIDERKIRIKPLPKNKIPKPHKEPVDLPVSDVGLIRRTSSYLDSFLDPAFMSLIKDPDERRLEQWEKTVQAQRGWNFANMLGFGDLGGPPLTAAEEYSLHSRYLSKAKSLNLSEIAEMKIVYRGGVDSEGRPIMVVVGAHFLLRCLDLERFVLYVVKEFEPIIQKPYTIVYFHSAASLQVQPDLGWMKRLQQILGRKHQQNLHAIYILHPTIGLKVAVLGLQLLVDNVVWKKVVYVDRLLQLFRYVPREQLTIPDFVFQHDLEVNGGKGLIVDPRTKYVYHRP
- the LOC101495610 gene encoding acidic endochitinase-like yields the protein MAKLAISVSFFTFILLALAYSSNAGSIAIYWGQNGNEGTLAQTCATGNYEYVILAFLPSFGNGQKPMINLAGHCDPYSNACTKLTSDIKSCQSKGIKVLLSIGGGAGSYSLSSSHDAKQVATYLWNNFLGGRSPSRPLGPAVLDGIDFDIEGGTNLYWDDLARYLKGYGKNVYLTAAPQCPFPDAWIGNALKTGLFDCVWVQFYNNPPCQYSGGAISNLEDAWKQWISDIPAKKIFLGLPASPQAAGSGFIDASDLTSKVLPAIKDSSKYGGVMLWSRYYDGQSGYSSSIKNHV